In Bifidobacterium sp. ESL0775, the following are encoded in one genomic region:
- a CDS encoding bifunctional ADP-dependent NAD(P)H-hydrate dehydratase/NAD(P)H-hydrate epimerase, which yields MDEVRMTELMRKSLLQHRAYSVETVRGMERPLLDKGVPLMRMAASAAARVTTELLDEHDIDVAGAKVVLLAGAGDNGGDGLFAAAQLACAGAQVTAIAVGKSLHLQGLLAFTRSGGRLLIINPEADIPGVASGFSAGEAGERLQAAIELTQQADVILDAMTGIGVQGSLRGPAATMANILHPTNDDGTEPERPQFVANTEQEQKPLVIAIDTPSGIGVDDGTLPGSYIPADVTVMFGAMKPCAMLPPASFACGRTVLVDFGFDITYAYPVVSSIDETAGGMIRLPKPSDSKYSRGVVGLITGSAKYPGAAVLSSAAAMRSNIGMVRYMGPVNASDMVLRNSPEIVLGKGRVEAWAVGSGVPTAAASGTDQNQNSGKHSLSGSDGQREAIAALLKHYALPDKNASGTRDETEIPVHDLDNEETSYVSKRTGIVWGNADPDVDYDSEPWTMPPICVDAGALDLLPERVPAHVIITPHAGELAALLRLRGEDVDTAAITAEPWHWAKRAHELTGATVLLKGAVTIVVGDANVAGLPAGIEEGTENADGTRKMTTTYISGSGPAWLATAGAGDILAGVMAGMLAQQGEEELQHGPNLDIMTAASASYIHGYAASLAAESDQHGWEPPEIFDADGTITPEGKPGHPIVATDAIEALPQAFEELVRK from the coding sequence ATGGACGAAGTGAGGATGACGGAACTGATGCGCAAATCGCTGCTGCAACACCGTGCTTACAGCGTCGAGACTGTGCGTGGAATGGAACGTCCATTGCTCGACAAGGGCGTGCCTCTGATGCGAATGGCGGCCTCGGCGGCGGCAAGGGTCACCACCGAACTGCTCGACGAACACGACATCGATGTCGCCGGGGCGAAAGTCGTGTTGTTGGCTGGCGCCGGAGACAACGGCGGGGACGGCCTTTTCGCGGCGGCGCAGTTGGCTTGTGCCGGTGCCCAGGTCACAGCCATCGCAGTCGGCAAATCGTTGCACTTGCAAGGTCTGCTCGCCTTCACCAGAAGCGGCGGACGCTTGCTGATCATCAATCCGGAAGCGGACATCCCCGGTGTTGCCTCCGGTTTCAGCGCGGGAGAAGCCGGTGAGCGCTTGCAGGCGGCCATCGAACTGACGCAGCAGGCAGATGTGATTCTCGACGCGATGACCGGCATAGGCGTCCAAGGCTCCTTGCGTGGGCCTGCCGCAACCATGGCCAATATCCTTCATCCCACCAATGATGACGGAACCGAACCGGAGAGGCCGCAGTTTGTCGCTAATACCGAACAGGAGCAGAAGCCTCTGGTCATCGCCATCGATACGCCTTCCGGCATCGGTGTGGACGACGGCACCTTGCCCGGCAGCTATATTCCGGCCGATGTCACGGTGATGTTCGGGGCGATGAAACCCTGCGCAATGCTGCCTCCGGCAAGTTTCGCCTGCGGCCGCACTGTTCTGGTCGATTTCGGTTTCGACATTACCTACGCCTACCCCGTCGTTTCCTCGATTGACGAGACTGCCGGCGGTATGATACGTCTGCCGAAACCATCGGATTCCAAGTACTCACGTGGTGTCGTCGGGCTGATCACCGGATCTGCGAAATATCCCGGTGCGGCGGTGCTGAGCTCGGCCGCGGCTATGCGTTCCAATATTGGCATGGTCCGTTATATGGGACCGGTCAACGCATCCGACATGGTACTGCGGAATTCCCCCGAAATCGTTCTCGGCAAAGGGCGCGTTGAGGCTTGGGCCGTCGGTTCCGGCGTTCCGACGGCGGCCGCTTCAGGAACCGATCAGAACCAGAATTCCGGCAAGCACAGTCTGTCCGGCTCTGACGGCCAGCGCGAAGCCATTGCGGCGCTGCTCAAGCACTATGCATTGCCGGATAAGAATGCTTCCGGGACCCGCGACGAGACCGAGATTCCAGTCCATGATCTGGATAACGAAGAAACGTCATACGTATCCAAGCGTACCGGAATTGTATGGGGCAACGCCGATCCGGACGTCGATTACGACAGCGAGCCTTGGACCATGCCGCCGATCTGCGTCGACGCAGGTGCGCTCGATTTGCTTCCCGAACGTGTGCCGGCGCATGTCATCATCACGCCGCACGCCGGTGAGCTCGCGGCATTGCTGCGTTTGCGCGGTGAGGATGTGGACACTGCGGCCATCACCGCAGAGCCTTGGCATTGGGCCAAACGAGCTCATGAACTGACTGGCGCGACCGTGCTGCTCAAGGGTGCGGTAACTATCGTCGTTGGCGACGCCAACGTGGCTGGTCTACCTGCCGGAATTGAAGAAGGAACCGAAAATGCCGACGGCACACGCAAGATGACCACGACCTACATCTCCGGCAGCGGACCCGCATGGCTGGCAACCGCCGGAGCCGGGGACATACTGGCCGGAGTCATGGCCGGAATGCTCGCACAACAGGGCGAGGAAGAGTTGCAACACGGCCCGAACCTCGATATTATGACCGCCGCAAGCGCAAGCTATATCCACGGTTACGCCGCAAGCCTGGCCGCGGAAAGCGACCAGCACGGCTGGGAGCCGCCTGAGATTTTCGATGCGGATGGCACGATCACGCCGGAAGGCAAACCGGGGCATCCGATTGTGGCGACCGATGCCATCGAAGCGTTGCCCCAGGCGTTTGAGGAATTGGTGCGGAAATAG
- a CDS encoding HAD family phosphatase, whose product MMGKAENINAINREAVIRDVMFDFCGVLLELNYRPCLQGHFPQKVVDTLCADEDDTYGFFATEARMDAGENFADVIKDYRKQYGDDLADMFSYYIGHYDDALPKMIDGMEELLTDLRKAGYGVWGLTNWSGETFHFAFEKFPQLERLLQGTVVSGTEKMHKPNADIFNLALNRFDLDGNHTVFLDDTQANVDGAKAVGINAIRFQNASDARTELQRLGVNI is encoded by the coding sequence ATGATGGGCAAAGCAGAAAACATAAACGCCATCAATCGTGAAGCTGTAATCCGTGACGTCATGTTCGACTTTTGTGGCGTGCTGCTCGAACTGAATTATCGGCCATGCCTGCAAGGCCATTTCCCGCAAAAGGTCGTTGATACCTTGTGCGCGGACGAAGATGATACTTACGGGTTCTTCGCCACCGAGGCGCGTATGGACGCGGGTGAGAATTTCGCCGATGTCATCAAGGATTATCGAAAGCAGTACGGCGACGATCTGGCCGACATGTTCAGCTATTACATTGGACATTACGATGATGCCCTACCGAAAATGATCGATGGTATGGAAGAGCTGTTAACTGATTTACGAAAAGCGGGTTATGGCGTGTGGGGGCTGACGAATTGGTCAGGCGAAACCTTCCATTTCGCCTTCGAAAAGTTCCCACAGCTCGAACGCCTATTGCAAGGCACCGTCGTGTCCGGCACCGAAAAGATGCACAAGCCCAACGCGGATATCTTTAATCTTGCCCTGAACCGCTTCGATCTTGATGGGAATCACACCGTTTTCCTTGATGATACGCAAGCCAATGTGGATGGCGCAAAAGCCGTCGGCATCAACGCGATCCGATTCCAAAACGCCAGCGACGCCCGAACAGAGTTGCAACGTCTGGGTGTTAATATCTGA
- a CDS encoding LysR family transcriptional regulator, with product MTLLQLKYIVKIVECGSMNEASHELYVSQPALSSSVKELEHEMGIEIFTRSSQGIALTVDGAEFLTYARQVLDQAELMEERYKHAKPRKQLCSVSTQHYMFAVEAFVEMINSIESDEYEFTIRETRTRDIIDQVANMLSEIGILYLSDFNKDVIGKLLRGKHLEFHPLFRAGLHVFISRDNPLASKKMVTMDDLKPYPFIQYEQGEEGSFYFAEEAVWPKDSPKLINVTDRATILNFIIGLNGYTICTGIDNGDLNNEKIVTVPLDTDETMLVGWITNERANLSNAAESYLSKLKSVIASHGYKLIE from the coding sequence ATGACACTGCTACAGCTGAAATATATCGTCAAGATCGTGGAGTGCGGCTCGATGAACGAGGCCTCACACGAGCTGTATGTCTCCCAGCCCGCACTGAGCTCGTCAGTCAAAGAGCTTGAGCACGAGATGGGCATCGAGATCTTCACCCGCTCGTCGCAAGGCATCGCACTGACCGTCGACGGCGCGGAATTCCTCACTTACGCCCGCCAGGTGCTCGACCAGGCCGAACTCATGGAGGAACGGTACAAGCACGCCAAGCCACGCAAGCAGTTGTGCAGCGTCTCTACCCAGCACTACATGTTCGCCGTCGAGGCATTCGTCGAAATGATCAATTCCATCGAATCCGACGAATACGAATTCACCATCCGCGAGACCCGCACACGCGACATCATCGACCAAGTCGCCAACATGCTTTCCGAAATCGGCATCCTCTATCTCTCCGATTTCAATAAGGACGTCATCGGCAAGCTCCTGCGCGGCAAGCACCTCGAATTCCATCCGCTGTTCCGTGCCGGACTGCACGTCTTCATCTCACGCGACAACCCACTCGCGTCCAAGAAAATGGTGACCATGGACGACCTCAAGCCATACCCGTTCATCCAATACGAACAGGGCGAGGAGGGCAGCTTCTACTTCGCCGAGGAAGCGGTCTGGCCCAAGGACTCCCCCAAACTCATCAACGTCACCGACCGCGCCACGATTTTGAACTTCATCATCGGGCTCAACGGCTACACCATCTGCACCGGCATCGACAACGGCGACCTCAACAATGAAAAGATCGTCACGGTCCCGCTCGACACCGACGAGACCATGCTGGTCGGCTGGATCACCAACGAACGCGCCAACCTCTCCAACGCCGCCGAAAGCTACCTTTCCAAGCTCAAGTCCGTCATCGCCAGCCACGGCTACAAGCTGATCGAATAA
- a CDS encoding SdpI family protein has protein sequence MEKREDNQTEVQKVSDDESGHLKQHIGWKDVLVGAKNWNFALVLLALLPLIIYLLALPYMPDTIPMHYNSKNELDRWGSKYEGLVVAWMVLIFCVFWLVCEIPLGLSVYKQSHPDMSPKTTVRVWIGGGCWVCLEMNIINIWIISDAFSKGGTGSSIPLEPIMNVTAGLALIIFGNVMPSVKPNGWSGIRMPGAFKSRESWRRCQRFGGFAFIIGGIVLIVAGLFVHSSRFVDLYAVLVVGLAIVIAFAIYSVYAGKKYGDVGGKINKK, from the coding sequence ATGGAAAAACGCGAAGATAACCAGACGGAAGTTCAGAAAGTCAGTGATGACGAATCTGGACATCTCAAGCAACATATTGGTTGGAAAGACGTGCTTGTCGGTGCGAAAAATTGGAACTTCGCCCTGGTGCTTCTCGCTTTGTTGCCGCTTATCATCTATCTGCTGGCTTTGCCGTATATGCCGGATACTATACCGATGCATTACAACAGTAAGAATGAGCTTGACCGTTGGGGGAGCAAATATGAGGGTCTCGTTGTTGCTTGGATGGTGTTGATTTTTTGTGTGTTCTGGCTGGTGTGCGAGATTCCTCTCGGACTTTCCGTGTACAAACAATCGCATCCGGATATGAGCCCAAAAACGACAGTGCGAGTCTGGATCGGCGGCGGATGTTGGGTATGTTTGGAGATGAACATCATCAACATTTGGATTATCTCCGATGCATTCAGCAAGGGAGGTACGGGTTCCAGCATACCGTTGGAGCCTATCATGAACGTGACCGCTGGCTTGGCGCTCATCATTTTCGGCAATGTCATGCCGAGCGTCAAACCGAACGGATGGTCCGGCATACGCATGCCCGGAGCTTTCAAAAGCCGTGAGTCCTGGCGTCGCTGCCAGCGTTTCGGCGGTTTTGCGTTCATCATTGGCGGCATCGTCTTGATTGTTGCAGGTCTCTTTGTGCATTCGTCCCGTTTCGTCGACCTGTATGCCGTCCTTGTTGTCGGCTTGGCGATCGTGATAGCATTCGCAATCTACAGCGTCTACGCCGGCAAGAAATACGGCGATGTCGGCGGCAAGATTAACAAGAAATAA
- a CDS encoding metalloregulator ArsR/SmtB family transcription factor, with amino-acid sequence MGVQTTLSALADPARREILQLLRQRVMNAGELAEATGLSASRLSYHLRKLKEAELVTDSRDGTTIWYEPNLTVLDDTIVWMKELQRNNAVSKASRYKAKRAARGNAIRGSQKSATETVRNGKTRR; translated from the coding sequence ATGGGTGTGCAGACTACATTGTCGGCGCTTGCAGATCCGGCTCGACGCGAGATTCTTCAGCTGCTGAGACAACGAGTGATGAATGCCGGAGAACTCGCGGAAGCCACGGGGTTGTCGGCATCAAGGCTTTCGTATCATCTGCGCAAGCTCAAGGAGGCCGAGCTGGTTACTGACAGCCGCGACGGCACGACCATCTGGTACGAGCCGAATCTGACCGTCCTTGACGACACCATTGTCTGGATGAAAGAGCTACAGCGCAACAATGCTGTTTCCAAGGCTTCGCGGTACAAAGCGAAGCGAGCAGCAAGGGGGAACGCTATCCGAGGTTCACAAAAAAGCGCAACCGAAACGGTGAGGAATGGAAAAACGCGAAGATAA
- a CDS encoding SdpI family protein, translated as MIQDVNDGKFENSNMRQSVARRVMVWNAVFGVIGLLPLIVYLIAMPSMPNRVPMRYGDSGIESWGSNVQGLASPLLSLFVCVLWMLSEILVVRSIRKRTDEDPFSTLKVYIIGGCGALITINVLNIYYIWTVFNNGNIGNASFNGSSISNIVAGLVFIVLGNIVPNSRPNGWSGLRTPWAYKSRETWRRCQRVGGILLIAGGVVLVAVGLVFRSASSWIIAGVAVVLGIIGIVYSIYAAQKYGNIGGSLDKKR; from the coding sequence ATGATTCAGGATGTAAACGATGGAAAGTTTGAAAATTCGAATATGAGGCAAAGTGTCGCCAGACGGGTTATGGTATGGAACGCGGTATTTGGTGTCATAGGCTTGCTGCCCCTGATTGTGTATTTGATTGCGATGCCGTCTATGCCCAATCGAGTACCCATGCGTTATGGTGATTCTGGGATTGAAAGTTGGGGAAGCAACGTTCAAGGGCTCGCATCTCCTCTCTTATCACTGTTCGTTTGTGTGCTATGGATGCTTTCAGAGATTTTGGTGGTACGTTCGATCAGGAAACGAACAGATGAAGACCCATTCTCTACTTTGAAGGTCTATATCATTGGCGGTTGCGGTGCCTTGATCACTATCAACGTTTTGAACATCTATTACATTTGGACAGTTTTCAATAACGGTAATATCGGCAACGCTTCATTTAATGGCTCCTCAATCTCCAATATCGTTGCAGGGCTTGTGTTCATTGTTTTGGGTAACATTGTGCCCAATTCGAGGCCGAACGGGTGGTCTGGTCTACGTACCCCCTGGGCTTACAAAAGCCGCGAGACGTGGCGCCGTTGCCAAAGGGTCGGAGGCATATTGCTGATTGCCGGTGGCGTTGTGCTTGTTGCTGTTGGACTTGTGTTTCGCTCGGCGAGTTCTTGGATCATTGCTGGAGTCGCTGTGGTTTTAGGGATTATCGGCATCGTTTATAGCATATATGCAGCGCAAAAATACGGGAATATAGGAGGATCGCTCGATAAAAAGCGTTGA
- a CDS encoding metalloregulator ArsR/SmtB family transcription factor: MSLQTTLKALADPERRRILQLLRQKVMNAGDLMGETGLSASSLSYHLRKLREAGLVEDSRDGTTIWYEPNLSVLDDLIVWLNKL; encoded by the coding sequence ATGAGTTTACAAACTACATTGAAAGCACTTGCTGACCCAGAGCGCAGAAGGATTCTTCAATTGCTCAGACAGAAGGTCATGAATGCCGGTGACCTGATGGGCGAGACCGGTTTGTCTGCTTCAAGTCTTTCGTATCATTTGCGTAAGCTTCGTGAGGCTGGGCTCGTGGAAGACAGCCGAGATGGAACGACCATTTGGTATGAGCCGAATCTGAGTGTACTTGACGATCTTATCGTTTGGCTCAACAAACTCTAA
- a CDS encoding helix-turn-helix transcriptional regulator, with translation MKNHLPQLRQQHQLSQAALAESVGVSRQTIISIEKGRFDPSLPLAFRLAELFDCTIEDIFNPGSEE, from the coding sequence ATGAAGAACCACCTGCCGCAACTTCGCCAGCAACACCAGCTGTCGCAGGCCGCTCTCGCTGAGTCTGTTGGCGTGAGCCGTCAAACCATCATCTCCATCGAAAAAGGCCGCTTCGATCCTTCCCTACCGCTTGCCTTCCGTCTAGCCGAACTATTCGATTGCACTATCGAAGACATCTTCAATCCAGGCTCAGAAGAATAA
- a CDS encoding AMP-dependent synthetase/ligase: MQQEYTQPLEKPIESDRNIFTLLDDRAKRTPEESLVEYVGDDGKWQSFTATQFRDKVIGLAKGLIARGVKPGDSVAIIAHTSWQWTALDVAIMSIGALTVPVYETNSPAQVQMIFNDSNVKMAFAEDDGQRDKIDAVRDSCADLKDVYVITAGAIETIEKFGQSVTDEEFWQREKAVKGSDLATIVYTSGSTGTPKGIELTHSNFVFITISGVQSMGDILNKPGRRLLLFLPLAHVFARFMQLVCFAGTVTLGLSSNLKTILADFRTFKPTFILAVPRIFEKIYNAASQKAGSGIAGRVFSHATDTAIAWSKAQQSGKPIPRALQIRHAVYNKLVYSTIMQIFGGKVEYAVSGGAPLNATIAHFFNGVGLPLLEGYGMTETCAPAMVNPTKGYKIGTVGIPLQGVSVGVSDTGELCIKSRAVCVGYHNHPEITKEQIVDGWLHTGDLGSIDSDGFVTLTGRKKDIIITAGGKNVSPAEVETSVMTSPVVSQCVMVGDRKPFIAAIISLDLQETNDWLKSEGAEPVKDLKEASENPIVRAEVERAVNKANELVSRAESIRKFEIVPDEFTEANGMLTPSLKAKRQVITDYYKDLIDNVIYAPKKS; the protein is encoded by the coding sequence ATGCAACAGGAATACACACAGCCGCTAGAAAAACCGATCGAAAGCGACCGGAACATCTTCACATTGCTTGACGACCGTGCCAAGCGCACACCGGAAGAGTCGTTGGTCGAGTATGTCGGCGACGACGGCAAGTGGCAGTCATTTACCGCGACGCAGTTCCGCGACAAGGTCATAGGGTTGGCGAAAGGCCTGATCGCCCGTGGCGTGAAGCCTGGTGATTCCGTCGCCATTATCGCGCATACGTCATGGCAGTGGACAGCACTCGATGTGGCCATCATGTCGATCGGTGCGCTCACGGTTCCCGTCTACGAGACCAATTCGCCTGCCCAGGTGCAGATGATTTTCAACGATTCCAATGTCAAGATGGCCTTCGCCGAAGATGACGGACAGCGCGACAAGATTGACGCCGTGCGTGATTCCTGTGCCGATCTCAAAGATGTGTATGTTATTACCGCTGGAGCCATCGAGACCATCGAAAAGTTCGGCCAAAGCGTCACCGACGAGGAATTCTGGCAACGCGAAAAAGCGGTCAAAGGCAGCGATTTGGCAACCATCGTCTACACTTCTGGTTCCACTGGAACACCGAAAGGCATCGAGCTGACCCATTCCAATTTCGTGTTCATCACCATCTCCGGCGTGCAGTCCATGGGTGACATCCTCAACAAGCCCGGTCGTAGGCTGCTCCTGTTCCTGCCGTTGGCGCACGTCTTCGCCCGATTCATGCAGCTTGTTTGCTTCGCAGGGACGGTAACACTTGGCTTGTCGAGCAATCTCAAGACCATTCTGGCCGATTTCCGCACGTTCAAACCGACGTTCATCCTCGCCGTCCCGCGTATTTTCGAGAAGATCTACAACGCCGCCTCGCAGAAGGCTGGTTCTGGCATCGCCGGCCGTGTCTTCTCGCATGCCACGGATACCGCCATCGCCTGGTCAAAGGCCCAGCAATCCGGTAAGCCGATTCCGCGAGCGCTGCAAATTCGTCATGCCGTTTACAACAAGCTGGTCTATTCCACGATCATGCAGATTTTTGGCGGCAAGGTCGAATATGCGGTCTCCGGTGGTGCGCCGCTCAACGCGACTATCGCGCACTTCTTCAACGGCGTCGGCCTGCCGCTGCTTGAGGGCTACGGCATGACCGAAACCTGCGCTCCGGCCATGGTCAATCCCACCAAGGGCTACAAGATCGGTACTGTCGGCATTCCGCTGCAGGGCGTGTCCGTCGGCGTCAGCGATACGGGGGAGTTGTGTATCAAGAGCCGCGCCGTGTGCGTCGGTTATCACAACCATCCCGAAATCACCAAGGAACAGATCGTTGACGGGTGGCTGCATACCGGCGATCTCGGCTCCATCGATTCCGACGGGTTTGTGACGCTGACCGGTCGCAAGAAGGATATCATCATCACCGCCGGTGGCAAGAACGTATCGCCTGCCGAGGTCGAGACCTCCGTCATGACCTCGCCGGTGGTCAGCCAATGCGTCATGGTCGGCGACCGCAAGCCGTTCATCGCCGCGATCATCTCGCTGGATTTGCAGGAGACCAACGATTGGCTCAAATCCGAAGGTGCCGAACCGGTCAAGGATTTGAAGGAGGCCAGCGAGAATCCGATAGTCCGCGCCGAGGTCGAACGTGCCGTCAACAAGGCCAACGAGCTGGTCTCTCGCGCCGAATCCATCCGCAAGTTCGAGATCGTCCCCGACGAATTCACCGAGGCCAACGGCATGCTCACCCCAAGCCTCAAGGCCAAGCGCCAGGTCATCACCGATTACTACAAGGATCTCATCGACAACGTCATCTACGCGCCGAAGAAGAGCTGA
- the pyrE gene encoding orotate phosphoribosyltransferase — MTPFDERFTEFLLESGALKFGDFMLKSGRQSPYFINAGAFNDGRKIATLGAFYAEKITSAMADGTLPKDIATIFGPAYKGIPLAVSTAIALTSMHGMEVGYTFDRKEKKDHGDGGILVGTPLKDGMKVLLVDDVMTAGTAVREVVPKLKSAANVDIVGLVLSVDRMEKTKDSDMSAVKSVEQEFGFPVLSIANVREIFAAASRMVTTDGKPLLGDDIKERADTYLAKYGA, encoded by the coding sequence ATGACCCCGTTTGACGAACGTTTTACCGAGTTCTTGCTCGAATCCGGAGCCCTGAAATTCGGTGATTTCATGCTCAAGTCTGGTCGTCAGTCGCCTTACTTCATCAACGCCGGCGCGTTCAACGACGGCCGCAAAATCGCCACGTTAGGCGCTTTCTACGCCGAAAAGATCACTTCGGCCATGGCCGACGGTACGCTCCCGAAAGATATCGCCACGATTTTCGGCCCGGCCTATAAAGGCATCCCGCTGGCAGTTTCCACGGCCATTGCGTTGACCAGCATGCATGGCATGGAGGTCGGCTATACCTTCGATCGCAAGGAGAAGAAGGATCACGGGGACGGTGGCATCCTTGTCGGAACCCCGCTGAAAGACGGTATGAAGGTTCTCCTGGTCGATGATGTGATGACCGCCGGCACCGCTGTCCGCGAGGTCGTCCCGAAGCTCAAATCCGCCGCAAACGTCGATATCGTAGGATTGGTGCTTTCGGTTGACCGTATGGAAAAGACCAAGGATTCCGACATGTCCGCCGTCAAGTCGGTCGAGCAGGAGTTCGGTTTCCCCGTCCTTTCCATCGCCAACGTCCGCGAGATCTTCGCCGCCGCCTCCCGCATGGTCACCACCGACGGCAAGCCATTGCTCGGTGACGACATCAAGGAACGTGCCGATACATATTTGGCCAAATATGGCGCATGA